In Sphingobacterium sp. SYP-B4668, the sequence TGAGGATATAGTCCCTGTTTTATCAAATACAATCGTATCTATAGCCGCCATTTGCTCTATAGCTCCCGTATTCTTTACATAAAACTTATTCTTATCAAAGATACTCAGCGCCGCAGAAAGTGTAAATGGGGAGCTTAGCGCCAAAGCACAGGGACAAGCAATGATCAATACAGCTGTAAAGGCTCCCCAAGCCCGATTTGTATCCTGATGGAACAGCCAAATGACGGTAGCGGTAAATGCAATCATCAAAAGACCTATCGTAAAGTATTTGCTGATGAACCCAACAAAGGTGTCAAACTGTTTGTCCTGGGCCTTAAAGCTTTCATTGTTCCATAGTTTGGTTAGGTAGCTTTGGGACACCGGCTTCACCACTTCCAGCTCTATGGCCTCGGCCAGCTGTCGTCCCCCTGCATAGATTACCTCTCCCAACACTTTATTGATGGGATGGGATTCACCTGTTACAAAGCTAAAGTCTACTGCTGCATGCCCCTTCAATAAGATGGCATCTGCTGGAATAATCTCATTATTTCGTACCAAGATACGATCACCGACTTGAATATCCGCAATCGGAGTCGCCCTGTCCCCTTTCTCCGTCAGGACCGTCACCGCGACAGGAAAGTACGAGCGATAATCTCTTTCAAATGAAAGGTGATAATATGTACGTTGTTGCACCCACTTACCAATAAGGATAAAAAAGACCAAACTGCAAAGCGTATCTGCAAATCCAGCTCCTGTGCCGCTCAACACTTCCCAGGCTGTTCGAACAAACAAAATGAATATCCCCAATGCTAAGGGCACATCTAGATTCATCCTCTTCTGCCTAAGACTCAACCATGCCGATTTAAAATAATCCGAAGCGCTGTATACCAAAACGGGAATAGCGAAGGCCAAGTTGACATATCCAAAAAAGGCGGCATATTCTTTTTCGAAACTGGCCATTCCAAAATAATCGGGAAAACTCAGCATCATAGAGTTTCCGAAGCAAAATCCAGCTACAGCAATCTTGCGGACCAAGCTGCCCTGTTCAAATTTCTGTCCCTGCTTGACTACATCCTGTAATGTGATTTTAGGTTCGTAACCAATATCTGTCAAAAGCTCTACTACCTCCCTTAGCGAGATATCCGCATGCTTAAATCGGAGCGTCGCTTGTCGTTTCATAAAATCCACTTGAGAAGATAGGATCCCTGGATTCAATTTATAAAGATGCTCCAACAACCAGATGCACGAGCTGCAGTGGATCACAGGAATATAGAACGTAATAATCGAACGTTCGTCGTCCTTATAGTCCAATAGTTTGGCTGCAATCGCATCTTCATCAAGATAACTCAGGTCAGTTCTTTTGGTCCGATTAGCCTTTCCCGGATGCACGTTATATTGGTAATAGCTCCCCATATCATTATCATGCAAGATCTGATAGACCGTCTGGCATCCCAAACAGCAGAACGGATGATCATCGAGTTCATAATGTCCACTGCTTATTGCATCCCCACAGTGATAACACTTCGCACTTTCTATGGTTGGATTACTGCTATCATTCATCTGTATAAATATTTAGAGCCTATAAACACCCTTCTTCTATCGATTTATTGGTTTCACTATTCTATTACGCACTTATTTTCTATATCGCTTGGCTAAACAGCTGCTCATTGTTCTTGGCTTGATAAAGACGTTCATCAAAAGCCATGCAAATATTTCTCAGAAAAGATTTCCCCATTTCCGTAATCCTTACATCTGTCCCTGAGTATGTGACAAGGCCGTCTGCAACCATAGGCATCAATCGCTTCTGGATACGCGGAGTCAGTGTCGAATCACTCGCAAGCATCGTCTTTCCTTTGCACATCACATCTAAAATATATCTTCTCAACAGAAGGTCTTCATCATTCAACAAGTGCCCCTTCACTACTGGGAGTACGTCAGCTTCAATCAACCGATGGTATTCTTCTACTGTCTTCACATTTTGTGCAAATGCACTCCATGCATCACTGATAGATGATACACCAAGCCCAATCATCAAAGGTGTGTAACGATCGGCATATCCCATAAAGTTACGATGCAAACGCCCGGCTTCCAAGGCCCGGAACAATTCATCGCCCTGTTTTGCAAAATGATCCATCCCTACGTCTTCATATCCAGCCTCACTAATCAACTGCTTTCCTAACTGATAGAGACTCAATTTTTCCTGTCCTTGAGGGAGGTCCATTTCCGTAAATCGGCGTTGTCCTGGTTTGACCCAAGGCACATGGGCGTAGCTGTAAAACGAAATACGATCGGGTTCCATTGCCAAAGCCTTAGTGATGGTATCTCCTACCCTTTCCATCGTCTGCAACGGCAATCCATAAATCAAATCAAAATTAATAGATGTATAACCGATTCCCCTTGCATCACGCATTACGCGCGCTACATCATCAACCGTTTGCCTACGGTTGATGACAAACTGCACCTCTGGGTCAAAATCCTGAATCCCAAGACTCAATCTACGAAATCCCAAATTATAAAGCGTTTGAAGATGTTGAAAAGTCGTGTTTGCAGGGTGAGCTTCAAATGAAAAGGATGCATCTGCCGTCGGTGTATGTCCCTCCAATATCCCTGTGATCAAGCGTTCCAAATTATCAGGCTGAAAGAAGGTAGGTGTACCCCCTCCTAGATGTATCTCACATATACCGATAGAACCTCCGCCCATCATTTGGACATACATTTCCCATTCTTTCAAGACAGCCGTTATGTAAGGCTCCTCTACTTTATGATTTTTAGTGATTCGGGTATTACATCCACAATAAGTACACAGGTCCTCACAGAATGGGAGATGGATATAGATACTGACTCCTCCAGATTTTGAATCAACATACGTATTTTTAACACGTTGCCTCCAATTGGAACTACCAAAACTGTCATTTTCCCAAAAAGGGACGGTTGGGTAGCTCGTATACCGCGGAGCGGCAACATTATATTTCGAAATCAAATCCTCCATAATTTATCTTTTTCTATTGTAATGCTTGACGTTATCAAGCCGCTCACTGCAATCTTTCGAACAGCAACATGCCCTGCCTATACATTTCCCATTTTCCCAGAAATTCAGGTTTCGGATCGTTTGCTTAGCTACGCCTTCGATTGTTTGGTTTTCGTAAGGTGTGTTCGCAATCTTTATGTTCAAAGATTCGGCTTCTGTAGCATCTATATGCTGTACACCTATAGAGCGTGTGATGAGATACAGCACGCCTAATTTCTTAAGTTCAAACAAGATACTTTTATCTAAAAAATCCTTTTCTGATACAATGACAGCCTTCTTCCCCACAGCATAGTGCACGGTGGTACCGTCCAAACCATTAGAGATCAAAGTAAGGTCATGCACCTTTTTATTGGCCAAAACCAATATCTCTTTCTCTTCAGGCTTAATGTTATAGGCTACAACTTTCATGTAATATCTCCTCGATTTTGCGATAACACATAACAAATGTAAATCTAATACCAAAAGAAAGCCATGAAAAAGGTCATGTTTAGAAATGACTTTCGTCACTTATTTTGCATAAAAAAAGCGAATATCGCTATACGATATTCGCCTTCACCTATCATTAATATGTACACTTATCTGATTTGTCTCAGATTATTGACCGAAGAGATACGAATGGCATTCCCCTTCTTCTTAATGAGATTAGCTTCTTTAAAGTCAGCCAATATCCTACTGATTGTTTCATTCGCGGTACCCGCCAAGGTGGCCAGTTCCTCCCTTGACACGTGTAGCACATGCCCACCGTCTTCATCTGGACGAGTCTTCTCTGCTACATCGATTAAAGCATTGGCTACACGTTTGCGGACAGAGTCATACGCCAGTTCCAGCAGTTTTTCTTCTTTCTCTTTTAAATTGCCAGACAATAATTTGATAAACTTGCCTGCAATGGCCGGTTTTCGAAATAATAGCTCGTAGAAATCGTCCTTGGGAATCAGCGCTATTTCGGAATCTTCCAATGCAATCGCACTGTCTGTATACTCTTCATTCAATAACACGGCTTCATATCCAAAAAAATCATGCCTTACATAAATATCTGTAGACAGCTCACGTCCATCCGAATAACTCAAAAAACTTCTAACCTTTCCTATGATTATGTAATAGACGAAAATCGGATTGTCTTTGAGTTCAAACACAAGTTGCTTTTTCTTGAATTCCTTTATACGAGAAGAATCAATAAGCTCTTTCAACATGAGGTGCTGCTCTTCGTCACTCAGGTGTGATTCGCCACTTCCTACGGAAGATTTGGCCACCATTTGACCTCTCTTTTTCAATCTACTTTCGATTGCATTTAGAAGCTCTACATCGTCAAAAGGCTTGGTGAGGTAATCGTCAGCCCCCATTTCCATGGCCTTGCGCATGTCAATGCGTTCGCTCTTTGCCGTCAAAAAAATAAAGGGAATTGTAGCGGTTTGCTCGTGTTTGCTCAACATATAAAGGACACCATAGCCGTCAAGCTCCGGCATCATAATATCACATAGAATCAGGTCTGGTGTGTTCTCCAATGCCATTTCTACGCCTACCCTCCCATTCTCAGCTGTCAACACGTTATAATATCCTGTCAACTCTAAAATTTCGGAAGTTCCCTCCCTAATTTCAAAATTATCCTCAATAATCAAAATATTTTTCTTCCTCATTATTCAAATAATGTTAACCTAATTGTTCAAACTTAGATAAAATGTTTGCATCTACAAAACCCAATGCAGCGAGCCCATGCCTATCATGTAAGGGTCAAAGCATAGCCTTCAACCATTCTTCTTGTGGGTAGATTTGTATAAACAGCTTTTTCTAAAGACTATTTATCAGACGAAAATGTGAGTAAGAAAGCCGTTCCTTGGTTGATGCTGGATCGATACTCTAATTTCCCATCGAGAAGCTCTACATAACGTTTTACTATATTCAATCCGAGGCCGGTGCCCGGGATATTCCCCGTATTATGTGCCCTGAAAAAAGGTTCGAATAGACTTACCTGATCTTCGTAAGGTATGCCTATTCCATTATCCTTGATGTTGACGGTACAGTTGCCATCTTCAATCTTTGTACTGAATTCAATAAAGGTATCTTCTCCTGAATATTTAACAGCATTGGAAATGAGATTGATTACAATACTTTTCCAGAGATGCGCATCCATTAGAAATTCAGCCTCTACCCCTGTATGTTCGTATACGATATGTTGATTTTTTTTACAGATCATTTGCATCTCTTCCGTCACTTCTTCGGCCAGCGAAACCAGGTTGATCCGTTCCATCTGGACGGCAACTACCCCAGCTTCCAATTTCTCCAACGAGAGGAAATCATTCAAGATATTAGTCAATAGTTGCACTGAGCTTTTGATACGGGAAGTATGTTTGCGAACATTCAGAAAATCGGGCTTTTCGATATACTTTTCGATTAGGGACGCCGACAGCTGTACCGAGCTCAAAGGCGTCCTAAACTCGTGAGAGGCCATCGATACAAATCGAGATTTCATTTGGCCGAGTTCTTTCTCCTTTTCCAAAGAGTTGCTGACCTCAGCCTTTGCTTTCTCCAATTCAGAAACCGTCTTGATCAAATCCTTGGTCCGTTCACTGATTTTTTGCTCCAATTCCAAGGCGTGCTTCAACAGCTTATCCTCTGCTTCCTTTTCTTTTGAAAGGTCATGGATAAAACCTGTGAATATACTTTTATCGTGGTAAAACACTTCGCTCACAGCCAACCGGAATGGGAACGTCGTCCCATCCTTCCGCCTCCCTCGTACTTCACGACCTATTCCGATAATCTTTTTCTTACCTGTTGTCTGATAATTATGGATATACCCATCATGGTTGCTCCGGTCTGGCTCAGGCATCAATAGAGATACATTACTCCCAATCACCTCTTCCGGCGAATAGCCAAATAAACTAGACGCAGCTGGGTTAATAGTTTCCACGTTCCCCCTATTATCGATTGTAATAATGCCATCGATAGCGTTATCAATGATTGCTTTTAATAGTTTTGCAGCCTCCACTTGATTATTTTACCAGTTTTCTATATTTGATTCGCTTAGGTCCTATATCTCCCAACCGTTTTTTCCGGTTTTCTTCGTATTCGGAATAATTCCCTTCAAAGAAGTATACCTGTGAGTCACCTTCAAAAGCAAGAATATGCGTACATATTCTATCCAAGAACCATCTATCGTGCGAGATGACCACGGCACAACCACCAAAGTTTTCCAAACCTTCTTCTAATGCTCGTAGTGTATTGACATCGATATCATTCGTCGGCTCATCCAGTAGCAGGACATTCGAACTTTTCTTCAACGTAATGGCCAGATGTACCCGATTACGCTCTCCGCCCGAAAGTATACCTACATTCTTCTGTTGGTCTGCACCGTTAAAGTTAAACTTAGAGACATAGGCTCTAGAGTTCACTGGACGATTGCCCAAAAGAATATTGTCTTGACCATCTGTAATATTTTCCCAAACGGATTTGTTTGGGTCCAGATCATTGTGCATCTGATCCACATACCCCAATACGACGGTCTCACCTACCCTGAACGTTCCCGTATCAGGCGTTTCTTGTCCCGTGATCAGTCGGAAAAGGGTTGTCTTTCCTGCACCATTGGGACCAATTATGCCTACAATTCCTGCTGGGGGAAGTGAAAAACTCAGGTTTTCAAACAAAATGCGATCGCCATAAGACTTTGAAATGTCGTTGGCTTCGATGACCACATTCCCTAAACGAGGTCCAGGAGGAATGAAAAGTTCCAATTTTTCTTCCCTTTCCTTCGTCTCCTCCGAGGCTAATTTTTCATAATTATGCAAACGAGCTTTGGACTTGGCATGACGGGCTTTTGGTGCCATACGCACCCATTCCAACTCACGTTCCAGAGTCTTTTGACGTTTGGACTCTGTCTTTTCTTCTTGCGCCAAACGCTTTGCTTTCTGATCCAACCAAGAAGAATAGTTGCCTTTCCAAGGGATACCTTCTCCCCGATCCAACTCCAATATCCAGCCCGCCACATTATCTAAGAAATAACGGTCGTGCGTCACTGCGATGACCGTCCCCTTATACTGTTGTAGGTGCTGCTCCAACCAGTCGATTGACTCCGCATCCAAGTGGTTGGTGGGCTCATCCAGCAACAGCACGTCGGGCTCCTGTAGCAAAAGACGACATAGTGCCACCCTTCTACGCTCTCCTCCTGACAAATTGGCAATCAAGGATTGTGGCTCGGGACAACGTAACGCATCCATTGCGCGCTCCAATTTGGCATCAAGTTCCCAAGCATTCGTAGCATCTATTTTATCCTGCAACTCCCCTTGTCGGGTCAATAGCTTATCCATTTCATCTGCATTCTCATACACTTCTGGCAAGCCAAACTTTTCGTTGATTTCTTCGTATTCCTTTAAAACAGCTGTAATCTCCGCAACACCCTCTTCAACAATCTCACGGACAGTTTTCTCCTCATCTAATACCGGTTCCTGCGCAAGATAGCCCACGGTGTATCCTGGGGAGAAAACCACTTCCCCTTGGTAGGCCTTGTCCAATCCAGCAATGATTTTCAAAACAGAAGACTTACCCGATCCGTTGAGACCGATCACCCCTATTTTGGCACCATAAAAAAAGGAAAGATATATGTTTTTTAAAACTTGTTTTTGAGGCGGGTAAATCTTGTTTACACCTGCCATCGAAAAGATGATTTTCTCGTCAGACATATTGATTTTTGTAACTATTTTGTAAACAAAGATAATTATTCCGCCCGATAAACTGACATTTTGCTAGATTTAGACGTATGGCGTAATTGTTGATAACATTAATAGAAAATTAGGGTAAGACTTTTGGATATATATTTATACATTTATATTATCCTTAATTCGAACTCAAAAACAGAAAGGTAAACTACATGGAAGCAAAATTTTCACCACGCGTAAAGGATGTAATATCCTATAGCCGAGAAGAAGCTTTACGTCTTCGTCATGATTATATTGGCACAGAACATCTTTTACTTGGGTTGATTCGTGAGGGGGATGGAGTGGCGATTAAGATTTTGAAAAATATCGGTATCGATACTGCAACTCTACGACAGTCTATTGAAGATGCCGTAAAAGGTTCATCGGTGTCTCGTGCACCAATTGGCAACATGCCACTAACAAAACAAGCAGAAAAAGTACTTAAAATCACATACTTAGAAGCAAAGATATTCAAAAGCGACATCATCGGCACTGAGCATTTGATGCTTGCAATCTTGCGTGACGACGAAAACATCGCCTCTCAGATTCTGCAACAGTACCAAGTTACCTACGATGTGTTCAAGAATGAGGTTGAGCAAAACAAAACCACCATTACCGATGAGGCTCCGGGCTCTTCAGCAGGTGGGGATGATGATTATCCAGAAGAGGAGCAATTCAACCAGCCTAAGAAAGTGTCGGATATCAAGTCTAAGACACCGGTATTGGACAACTTTGGGCGTGATTTGACAAAAGCTGCCGAGGAAGGTCGCCTAGATCCTATCGTGGGCCGGGAGAAAGAAATCGAGCGTGTATCACAGATTTTGTCTCGTCGTAAGAAGAACAATCCTTTGCTTATTGGGGAGCCTGGTGTTGGTAAATCTGCCATTGCAGAAGGTCTTGCGCTTCGTATTATCCAACGCAAAGTGTCACGTGTCTTGTTCAACAAGCGGGTAGTCACACTTGATTTGGCCTCTCTTGTAGCAGGAACGAAATACCGTGGTCAATTTGAGGAACGGATGAAAGCTGTGATGAACGAATTGGAAAAATCTCCAGATGTCATCCTATTCATCGATGAGATTCATACTATTGTTGGCGCTGGAGGTGCTTCGGGTTCTTTGGATGCCTCAAACATGTTCAAACCTGCTTTGGCTAGGGGCGAGATTCAATGTATCGGAGCTACTACGTTAGATGAATACAGACAATATATCGAGAAAGATGGTGCTTTGGACCGTCGTTTCCAACGCGTCACCATTGAGCCTGCGTCTCATGATGAGACCATCGAGATATTGACCCGTATCAAAGATAAATACGAAGAGCATCACAATGTCAACTACACACCTGAAGCTATTGAAGCCTGTGTGTCATTGACCACCCGATACATCACTGACCGTTTCCTTCCGGACAAGGCCATTGATGCACTGGATGAGGCTGGATCACGTGTCCACCTTAACAATATACATGTACCACAGTCCATCATTGATATCGAACAAAAGATCGAAGAGGTCAAGGTCGAGAAAAACAAGGTTGTTCGCAGTCAGAAATACGAAGAAGCCGCTAAGCTCCGGGATTCGGAGAAAAAGCTTTTAGAAGAATTGGAACGTGAGAAGACTGCTTGGGAAGCGGAGACCAAAACTAAGCGCTACCTCGTTACCGAGGACAATGTTGCCGAAGTGGTCTCCATGATGACAGGTATTCCGGTCCAACGTGTCAGCCAGACGGATAGCCAAAAGCTATTGAACATGGGTGATTCGATGAAGGGACGTATCATTGGACAAGATGACGCCGTTCAAAAGTTGGTCAAAGCCATACAGCGTACACGTGCTGGGTTGAAAGACCCTAAAAAACCAATCGGCTCCTTTATCTTTCTAGGCCCTACAGGGGTTGGTAAGACCGAGTTAGCAAAAGAGTTGGCTAGATTCATGTTCGATTCGGAGGATTCGTTGATCCAGATTGATATGAGTGAGTACATGGAGAAATTTGCGGTATCCAGATTAGTGGGAGCGCCTCCAGGATATGTAGGATATGAAGAAGGTGGACAATTGACAGAGAAGGTCCGTCGCAAACCTTATGCAGTAGTCTTACTGGATGAGATTGAAAAGGCACATCCCGATGTCTTCAACTTATTGTTACAGGTATTGGATGAAGGACAGTTGACAGACAGTCTTGGTCGCCGGGTAGATTTTCGTAATACCATCATCATCATGACTTCTAATATCGGAGCCCGTCAGTTGAAGGAATTTGGGCAAGGAGTAGGATTTACAACTGCTGCAAAAACAACCCAAGCTGACTCGCACGCTAGAGGTGTTATCGAAACGGCCTTGAAACGCGCTTTTGCTCCAGAATTCTTGAATCGCGTAGATGATGTCATCGTATTCAACTCCTTGAATAAAGAGCACATCTTCAAGATTATCGATATCGAATTGAAATCTTTGTTCGCACGTATCGAAGGATTGGGCTATCATATCGAACTGACAGATACTGCCAAAGACTACATCGCGGAGAAAGGGTATGACACCAATTTCGGTGCTAGACCACTGAAACGTGCTATTCAAAAATATCTTGAAGATCCAATTGCTGAAGAAATCCTCAGAGGAGAAATTCAAAGCGGAGGCACATTGACGGTAGATTTGGATAAAGAAAAAAATGAAATCACGGTCAAGGGCCAACCTTCTAAAGGAGGAGGAAAAGATAAACCCAAAGAGTCTGACGTATCTAAAGACAACTAAGGATACCACCGACTTAATCAATAGAAAATCACCAGATTAGTCTGGTGATTTTTTTTGACCCTATGTAGCTTACCTTGTATAGTATTTGGTTGCTATGCCCTTCATGGGACAAATAAATGCGTTACGCTTTTTTTATGGCAGAATTTTTGCTTCTTAGATTAAACTTAATTCATATATCTTTGTCTTATCATAAACAAGTATAAATTTTAAAACACATATACACATGAAAAGATTTTTATTAGCCTTAGTCGTGATTGGCATGACGATTGGATTGTCAAGTTGCACGAAAGAGTATATCACGAACTACTTGCCTGGTGTGAGTTATGTGGTACCTGTTACATCCAACCAGTGGACAGGCGGCGGCAATGGTATTTACCAAACTACCATAGCTATGAAAGATTTGGACAAAGCGTATTTTGAAGATGGCCATGTTAATGTTGCCGTTTCATTCAATAGCAACGCAGACTATTATGAAAATATCCCAGGAGACTTGGAGAGCTTTTACAAGATCAATAATGAGGAGAGAGTCACACTACATAGTTATAGCGCAAAATACAGTATTGGTCAGGTAGTTATTACTGCTGAAAGATTGGGAGGGGATAATAGAGCCCCTGAAGATATGCTTGTGAAGATTGTCCTTACAGATGCTGATATTGGCAACTAAGAAATTCGAACGTATAAACTATAACGGGATTCCAATTGGAATCCCGTTATAGTTTATACTATTCTCTAAATATAGATAGTCATACGCACTACCCTTCGATTAGTTCGGCAGCATGCTGTAGAGCTGCCTCTCCGGGATTGGATCCGCTCAACATCTGCGCTACTTCTATTACCCGCTGCTCTGGAGATAGCAGAATGATATTAGATTGGGTCTTGTCACCCCTATCCTCTTTGTATACCTTAAAGTGGCTAATTCCTTTTGAAGCTATTTGCGGCAGATGCGTAATAGCCATCACCTGCATATTGGCAGCCAATCTGTGCATAATCTCCCCTACTTTCAATGCCACTTCCCCCGATATACCGGTATCAATCTCATCAAATATAATGGTTGGCAAAGCAGTAGACTGTGCAACGAGGGATTTCAATGCCAGCATCACACGTGACAACTCTCCCCCTGAAGCTACTTTATGGATAGGCTTTAGCTCTTGCCCTTTATTTGCTGAAAATAAAAACTGTACCGTATCTTGCCCCGACTCTTTAAACAGACCTTCCTGCATTTGTTGCAGGTCGATATGCAATTGTGCATGAGGCATACCTACTTCATCCAATACGGCCTCTACATGTTGTTGAATTTGGGGAATTACTCGTCTTCGAGATTCGGACAATTCGGATGCTGCTATTTTTGTTTCTTTTTCAAGGAGGGATACTTCTTTTTCGAGATGTAACAACTGCTCTTCTTGTCCTGATGTAGCTATAATCTTGGATTCAATATCATCTCGTAGTGCAATCAATTCCTCTACTTGATCCAATCGATGTTTCTTCTGTAGCGTATACAATAGGCTAAGGCGTTCATTAACGATGTTCAAGCGATTTTCGTCCAACACGACCCCTTGCTCCAGTGCTTCTACTTCTTGTACGATATCCTTCAGCTCGATATGCACACTCTGTAAACGGGCGACTATAGTTTCAGCTGTCGGCATATACCTCTGCGCTTGTTGCAAGTATGTCAATGCATCCTTGACCATCCCCAGCGCATTGGCTTCCTGCTCGACTAAATACTGGGTAGCGCCTAACAACGTCCGCTTTATCTCTTCAGCATTTTCCAATTGTCGTTGTTCGTCTTCCAGTTCGGATTGCTCCCCAGTTTTCAAACCGGCCTGCTCTAGCTCATTGAATAGAAATTGGTGATAATCCATCTCCGCATGGGCAGCTTCTATAGATGAGCGAAGTTGCGCCAATGCTTTACTTTTAGATTTGTAGTTTTTAAACGTTTGTGAAAAGCTTTCCTTCAAAGCTCCATTCTGAGCGATACCATCGATGACCATCAATTGGAAAGCTTCGGTATTAATCTGTAAGGTGGCATGCTGTGAGTGCACATCGATTAGTTGCTCACCTAAGCCCTTAAGTACCGTTAGATTGACCGGTGAGTCATTGACAAAAGCACGAGACTTGCCATCGACGCTAATCTCCCTGCGAATAATGGTTTCTTCGTCATAATCCATATCATTTTCTTCGAAAAAAGCCTGAAGATGATACGATCCGATATTGAAATATCCTTCTATGATGCATTTTCGATCCTGATTAAAGAAGTATTTACCTTCTACTCTACTGCCCAAGATGAGGGCGAGGGCCCCCATGATAATGGATTTTCCGGCACCGGTCTCCCCAGTAATGATATTTAAGCCCCTATCAAAAGAAATATCTAGGGTATCGATAAGTGCATAATTTCGAATATAGAGTCTGCTCAGCATAGTAATCGGTCTCGCTTATTTTCTGATTTCTTCGTATTGCGTTGAATTCGTAGGGTCTACTTCTACCAATAAATTATAGGCCTTCACGCCCTCATTGCCAGGCATCTTACTGAAGATTCCCACAAATTCTTTGGCCTTTGCCGCATAAAATGCGGAAGTCAAGATATTACCGCTATTATTACGGTCTACCTCTTTCAATCTAGGAAGTTGATCGGCCATCATTTTTCTAGCTTCGGTTTCATTGGCAGACATTTTATCCAAGCCCTTGAGGTGGTAATAGTACGAGAACTCCCGATAGGGTGCATATCGCCTATCTGTCAGATTGGTAATCAACCAATAGCGGTTGTCAAAAGCATCCATCGACCGCCAGCCGACGTAATCACCATTTTGGGAATAGTTCACAATATCCTTCGCAACTGAGAAAAATGGATTTCCGCCGTTCAATTTAAAAGAATCTGCATCCATTCCAATGATGACATTGGCATAAAAACCTAGCAACGAAGAGAGGTTGCTCATATACTGATTCTCGTTGTAGTCCAACAAATCTCCCTCTACATAAGAAAAATTGAAATAACGGTCGTTAAAAGCTAAAATGGGACTATTATAATTGGTGCCAAAAACTGGTCTCGAAGAGAATATTTGGG encodes:
- a CDS encoding PAS domain-containing sensor histidine kinase; translation: MEAAKLLKAIIDNAIDGIITIDNRGNVETINPAASSLFGYSPEEVIGSNVSLLMPEPDRSNHDGYIHNYQTTGKKKIIGIGREVRGRRKDGTTFPFRLAVSEVFYHDKSIFTGFIHDLSKEKEAEDKLLKHALELEQKISERTKDLIKTVSELEKAKAEVSNSLEKEKELGQMKSRFVSMASHEFRTPLSSVQLSASLIEKYIEKPDFLNVRKHTSRIKSSVQLLTNILNDFLSLEKLEAGVVAVQMERINLVSLAEEVTEEMQMICKKNQHIVYEHTGVEAEFLMDAHLWKSIVINLISNAVKYSGEDTFIEFSTKIEDGNCTVNIKDNGIGIPYEDQVSLFEPFFRAHNTGNIPGTGLGLNIVKRYVELLDGKLEYRSSINQGTAFLLTFSSDK
- a CDS encoding heavy metal translocating P-type ATPase; translation: MNDSSNPTIESAKCYHCGDAISSGHYELDDHPFCCLGCQTVYQILHDNDMGSYYQYNVHPGKANRTKRTDLSYLDEDAIAAKLLDYKDDERSIITFYIPVIHCSSCIWLLEHLYKLNPGILSSQVDFMKRQATLRFKHADISLREVVELLTDIGYEPKITLQDVVKQGQKFEQGSLVRKIAVAGFCFGNSMMLSFPDYFGMASFEKEYAAFFGYVNLAFAIPVLVYSASDYFKSAWLSLRQKRMNLDVPLALGIFILFVRTAWEVLSGTGAGFADTLCSLVFFILIGKWVQQRTYYHLSFERDYRSYFPVAVTVLTEKGDRATPIADIQVGDRILVRNNEIIPADAILLKGHAAVDFSFVTGESHPINKVLGEVIYAGGRQLAEAIELEVVKPVSQSYLTKLWNNESFKAQDKQFDTFVGFISKYFTIGLLMIAFTATVIWLFHQDTNRAWGAFTAVLIIACPCALALSSPFTLSAALSIFDKNKFYVKNTGAIEQMAAIDTIVFDKTGTISSPTQSSVYFEGDLDEDELLMVSSVCRNSSHPLSREIVKWIAAPKHLTLDSYQEIVGGGIVATVREQEIKIGSASFVGTTHNEESGSVVYVCIGDRIKGRFTLEQSWRPQLATVINSLQSEYELHLVSGDNDRRTDALKLIFPSNTTLLFNQSPVDKLQAIESWQDNGRTVCMLGDGLNDAGALKRADLGIAISDDINNFSPGCDAILDGEGFDKLPVFFAFAKDAVKVIHMSFLISIAYNVIGLSWAVQGTMSPLFAAILMPISTVTIISFTSLMTRFYAKRKKLI
- a CDS encoding response regulator; its protein translation is MRKKNILIIEDNFEIREGTSEILELTGYYNVLTAENGRVGVEMALENTPDLILCDIMMPELDGYGVLYMLSKHEQTATIPFIFLTAKSERIDMRKAMEMGADDYLTKPFDDVELLNAIESRLKKRGQMVAKSSVGSGESHLSDEEQHLMLKELIDSSRIKEFKKKQLVFELKDNPIFVYYIIIGKVRSFLSYSDGRELSTDIYVRHDFFGYEAVLLNEEYTDSAIALEDSEIALIPKDDFYELLFRKPAIAGKFIKLLSGNLKEKEEKLLELAYDSVRKRVANALIDVAEKTRPDEDGGHVLHVSREELATLAGTANETISRILADFKEANLIKKKGNAIRISSVNNLRQIR
- the hemN gene encoding oxygen-independent coproporphyrinogen III oxidase, with amino-acid sequence MEDLISKYNVAAPRYTSYPTVPFWENDSFGSSNWRQRVKNTYVDSKSGGVSIYIHLPFCEDLCTYCGCNTRITKNHKVEEPYITAVLKEWEMYVQMMGGGSIGICEIHLGGGTPTFFQPDNLERLITGILEGHTPTADASFSFEAHPANTTFQHLQTLYNLGFRRLSLGIQDFDPEVQFVINRRQTVDDVARVMRDARGIGYTSINFDLIYGLPLQTMERVGDTITKALAMEPDRISFYSYAHVPWVKPGQRRFTEMDLPQGQEKLSLYQLGKQLISEAGYEDVGMDHFAKQGDELFRALEAGRLHRNFMGYADRYTPLMIGLGVSSISDAWSAFAQNVKTVEEYHRLIEADVLPVVKGHLLNDEDLLLRRYILDVMCKGKTMLASDSTLTPRIQKRLMPMVADGLVTYSGTDVRITEMGKSFLRNICMAFDERLYQAKNNEQLFSQAI
- a CDS encoding lactate dehydrogenase, with the translated sequence MKVVAYNIKPEEKEILVLANKKVHDLTLISNGLDGTTVHYAVGKKAVIVSEKDFLDKSILFELKKLGVLYLITRSIGVQHIDATEAESLNIKIANTPYENQTIEGVAKQTIRNLNFWENGKCIGRACCCSKDCSERLDNVKHYNRKR